A window of Juglans regia cultivar Chandler chromosome 7, Walnut 2.0, whole genome shotgun sequence contains these coding sequences:
- the LOC108995297 gene encoding probable LRR receptor-like serine/threonine-protein kinase At3g47570, which produces MVLIGNLFPLLLLGFLFVQYSCMFQLIQSFNNFTDQSVLIAFKSGISSSPNKTILATNWSTTPNSICNWIGVSCSRRRQRVTALDLSYMGLHGTISPHIGNLSFLVSLDLSNNSFFGFIPHEISHLHRLRILILSFNQLEGSIPPSIHNCQKLRKVSFDSNRLIGAIPSSFGNLSMLEFLNLQRNSLTGPFPPIIFNISSLNVFAVTSNHILGPLPNDLCSHCPNLRALYFSDNKFGGQLHSQFNNCGELTILSLSFNKFDGSISKALIGNLQKLEILYLGSNSFTGIIPSTICNLSRLQEFGIEDNHIQGSIPTDLWHLQKLIVLYLGRNNFKGAVPQKVFNLSSLQRIDFEQNSLSSYLPSLDSGQSCPNLEELLLGSNKLIGQIPSYLSNCSKLIIVDFHENLFSGSIPKSLGNLKNLQQLFLNANQLIGREATDQETNFISSLSNCRFLTSLYLSNNPLGITIPDSIQNFSASFQIFLAGNCQIKGHIPMGMGFLKGLIWLDLGGNNLTGNIPFTISGLERLQRLNLYNNMIEGLILEEICQLRNLGELDLSNNRISGVIPNCISNLSLLERLYLGSNRLESSIPLNIWGLENLFSLDLSFNSLGGHLSSTMKKMQTLEYLELSRNEIAGEIPSIIGAFESLRFLDFSNNSFQGGIPQSFGNLKGLDLLELSYNNLSGAIPKSLEALPYLKDLNLSFNKLVGEIPSSGPFVNFTAESFLGNSALCGNPVFGVPPCPTIPTYQNSEMKNILIKCILLVIASIITLVILVYLLRRLRKSNMEIPTSLNEFPALEHRMISYQELCQGTNNFCESNLLGVGGFGSVYKGILSDRTIVAVKVLSLQLSGAFKSFDAECKVLRTIRHRNLVKVITTCTNPEFRALVLEYMSNGSLEKWLYSHNYCLDLLQRINILVDVASALAYLHQGQSESILHCDLKPTNILLDEGMVAHVGDFGIAKILVENKDSTHTKTLGTIGYIAPEYGFEGKVSIKTDVYSYGITLLEVITRKKPTDDMFTGDFTLRQLVIASIPDRMMDVVDEGLLRIEDGRDTIALQSILSSIMELGLRCSEELPDTRMDIKDVLVKLNKIKSTFFENRNRVTRHDD; this is translated from the exons ATGGTGCTCATAGGAAATCTGTTCCCTCTATTGCTATTGGGTTTTCTATTTGTGCAGTACTCATGCATGTTTCAATTGATCCAATCTTTTAACAATTTTACAGACCAATCTGTTCTCATTGCCTTTAAATCTGGAATCAGTTCTAGTCCAAATAAAACCATCTTGGCTACTAACTGGTCCACAACACCAAACTCAATCTGCAATTGGATTGGGGTCTCCTGTAGTCGACGTAGGCAAAGAGTCACCGCTTTGGACCTTTCCTACATGGGTCTCCATGGCACCATTTCTCCTCATATTGGTAACCTTTCCTTCCTAGTCTCACTTGATCTTTCTAACAACAGCTTCTTTGGTTTTATTCCGCATGAGATCAGTCATCTACATCGCTTGAGAATACTCATTTTGTCATTCAATCAATTGGAAGGAAGCATCCCTCCTTCCATTCATAATTGTCAAAAGCTTCGCAAGGTAAGTTTTGATTCGAACCGTCTTATTGGTGCAATTCCATCGTCATTTGGCAATTTGTCAATGTTGGAGTTCTTGAATTTGCAGCGTAATAGTCTCACTGGTCCATTTCCTCCGATCATCTTTAACATATCTTCTCTAAACGTTTTTGCTGTTACGTCTAATCACATCTTGGGACCTCTTCCGAATGATCTTTGTAGCCACTGTCCCAATCTTAGAGCACTTTATTTCTCGGATAACAAATTTGGCGGTCAGCTCCATTCGCAATTTAATAATTGTGGGGAGCTTACAATTTTATCTTTGTCATTCAATAAATTCGATGGGAGTATTTCAAAAGCTCTAATTGGTAATTTACAAAAGCTTGAAATCCTATATCTTGGAAGTAACAGTTTCACTGGTATCATTCCTTCTACCATATGTAATTTGTCAAGGTTGCAAGAATTCGGAATTGAGGATAATCACATCCAAGGAAGCATTCCGACTGATTTGTGGCATCTTCAGAAGTTAATTGTTTTGTATTTGGGAAGGAATAACTTCAAAGGGGCAGTACCTCAAAAAGTCTTCAACCTTTCTTCTTTACAACGCATCGACTTCGAGCAAAATTCCCTATCTAGTTATCTTCCATCACTAGATTCAGGGCAATCTTGCCCTAATCTTGAAGAACTTTTACTTGGTAGCAATAAACTTATTGGTCAAATCCCATCCTATCTTTCAAATTGTTCCAAGCTCATCATAGTAGACTTTCATGAAAACTTATTCTCTGGATCAATTCCCAAAAGTCTTGGAAACTTGAAGAACCTCCAACAACTTTTTTTGAATGCAAATCAGCTAATAGGCCGTGAGGCTACAGATCAAGAGaccaatttcatttcatctttatCCAATTGTAGATTTTTGACAAGTTTATACTTGAGCAATAATCCATTGGGTATAACAATTCCAGATTCCATTCAAAACTTTTCGGCTTCCTTTCAAATCTTTCTTGCAGGCAATTGCCAAATAAAGGGTCATATTCCTATGGGAATGGGTTTTTTGAAAGGCTTGATCTGGCTTGATTTGGGAGGTAACAATTTGACTGGAAATATCCCTTTCACAATCAGTGGTTTAGAAAGATTACAAAGATTGAATCTTTACAATAACATGATTGAAGGATTGATTCTAGAAGAGATATGCCAATTAAGGAATTTGGGAGAGCtagatctctcaaacaatagaaTCTCTGGAGTCATCCCAAATTGCATTTCAAACCTCAGTCTTCTAGAAAGGCTATACTTAGGTTCTAATAGACTCGAATCATCAATACCATTAAATATATGGGGCCTCGAAAATCTATTTTCTTTGGATCTGTCATTTAATTCCCTTGGTGGACATTTGTCTTCGACCATGAAAAAAATGCAAACTCTCGAATATCTAGAGTTGTCAAGAAATGAAATTGCCGGAGAGATTCCAAGCATCATTGGAGCATTTGAAAGCCTGAGGTTTCTTGACTTTTCAAACAACTCCTTTCAAGGAGGCATTCCACAATCTTTTGGCAACTTAAAAGGGTTAGATCTCTTAGAACTTTCTTACAACAATCTTTCTGGTGCAATTCCTAAATCCCTTGAGGCACTTCCATATCTCAAAGACTTGAATTTATCTTTCAACAAGTTAGTTGGAGAGATTCCATCCAGTGGTCCTTTTGTGAACTTCACAGCAGAATCATTTTTAGGCAATAGTGCACTTTGTGGGAATCCAGTTTTTGGAGTTCCACCTTGTCCAACGATTCCTACCTACCAAAATTcagagatgaaaaatattttgatcaaatGTATTCTTCTTGTGATTGCGTCAATTATAACCTTGGTAATATTGGTTTATTTGCTGAGAAGACTTCGGAAAAGTAACATGGAAATACCGACTTCACTTAATGAATTTCCTGCATTGGAACATAGAATGATATCATATCAAGAACTTTGCCAAGGGACAAACAACTTTTGTGAAAGCAACTTGCTTGGAGTCGGAGGTTTTGGCTCTGTGTACAAAGGAATACTTTCTGACAGGACAATTGTTGCAGTAAAAGTTCTAAGTTTGCAATTGTCGGGTGCTTTCAAAAGTTTTGATGCAGAATGCAAGGTGTTACGTACAATTCGACATAGAAATCTTGTTAAGGTCATAACTACATGCACTAATCCCGAGTTTAGAGCGTTGGTGCTGGAATACATGTCGAACGGCAGCCTTGAAAAATGGTTATACTCTCATAACTACTGCTTGGATCTTCTACagagaataaatattttggttgatgttGCATCAGCCTTAGCATATCTCCACCAAGGTCAATCGGAATCTATATTGCATTGTGATTTGAAGCCTACAAATATTCTTTTGGATGAGGGCATGGTTGCACATGTGGGTGATTTTGGCATTGCAAAGATTTTAGTCGAAAACAAAGACTCAACACACACCAAAACTCTTGGTACCATTGGCTACATCGCAccag AATATGGATTTGAAGGGAAGGTATCCATCAAAACCGATGTCTACAGCTATGGCATAACATTGTTGGAGGTGATCACGAGGAAGAAACCCACCGACGACATGTTCACTGGAGACTTTACTTTGAGGCAGTTGGTAATTGCATCTATTCCAGATAGAATGATGGACGTTGTGGATGAAGGTTTACTAAGAATAGAAGATGGAAGAGACACCATTGCCTTGCAAAGTATTCTTTCATCAATCATGGAATTAGGCTTGAGGTGTTCTGAAGAATTACCTGATACAAGAATGGATATCAAAGACGTGTTGGTCAAGCTTAATAAAATCAAGTCAACTTTTTTTGAGAACAGGAACAGGGTTACTAGACATGACGATTGA